The Methanococcoides methylutens genome segment AGCCGAACTTGGTCTTGGCTATCTGGCAGACCAGCAAGTTGGTATTATCCTGATCGGTACTTGCAATGAAATACTTTGCATTTTCGATGCCTGCTTTCTTAAGCACATTGACATCTTCGGCATCACCATGAACAACGCGTATTCCGGATTTCATCAAACGCTGGCAGTTCTCTTCAGAGGATTCAATAACAACAACATTTTCACCCCTTTTTTCAAACCTTTCAGAGAGGATCCTTCCGACTTCCCCTCCGCCTACTATAAGAATTTCCATAGGTATCACTCCTAAAAATCTAGCTACAGGTTTTGACAGGAAACCTGTCATGAACACAGTAATAATTACAGTTAAGAATACCAGACCAACAAGCTCCTGACCACCGGTTATATTCAGGCCATTGAGCTTAATTGCGAAATATGTTGCAATTGATGCAGGAACAACACCACGTGGGCCTACAAATGAGATGAACAACTTTTCTTTTGTCCTGAAAGTTGTCCTTGCAGTGCTGGCGAACACGGAAAGCGGTCTGACAAAGAATATCAGCAGCAATACAACAATGATACCGACAGCTCCGATCCTGAATATATCCTCGAACTTTAGCATTGCCGCCAGTAGAATGAAGATCAATGATAGCATCATGACCACAAGGTCTGATTTGAATTCCTTCAGCGCGGCTTTGTAAGGAACATTAGAAGTTCCTACAATAATACCGAAAAGCGCTACTGCAAGAATTCCTGATTCTGCACCCAATGACTCAGATATGACAAAAGTTGCTATCACGGAGGTAAATGTCACAAAACGAACTACCTGCTCAGAATGGACTGAGCGTGACAAAAATCGAGTTAGCAAAAAACCACTCGCTAAACCCATAACAAGACCGATCATCGCTCTGTAGAGCAAAAATCCCACAACTTCAAATCCGGAAAGTTCGGAAATAATTACCTCGAACACAAGTGCAGCCAGGATAACACTCACGGCATCATTGAGCACTCCTTCAAGTTCAAGCGCTTTGCTTACCCTGTGATTTACGCGCACCTGCCTTACAACAGGAGTGATCACCGTTGGTCCTGTTGCAGTAACCAATGCTCCGAATACGGCAGAGATATCAAGCGGAAGACCAACTATGTAGTAAGTGAAAAATGTTGCACAGATGAATGTGATCATCACACCCACCGTAACAAGACTGAGCACACCCTGCTGGATAGACCTAATAGACTTTACATCAATGTGAAGACCACCATCAAATACGATCACTGCCACAGATAATGAAACGATCGCCGTCAGGCCTTCCCCAAGAAGTGTCGGGTCCAGTATACCAAGAACTTCAGGTCCTATGATGATACCTTCAACCAGGAGGAAGATAAGAACAGGCATCTTGAACAATTTGCTCAGACTTTGAGCCAGCAGACTCATTATTAGAACAGCAAGTGCGATCTGCAACAAATATATTGATTCCACGATCATTCTCCAGAGTGTATGTAATTTAAGGATTACCAAATAACATCATGAAGATAACGCAATTAAAATATAAATTGTTTTTGAAAAACTGACCCTGATTGAGGTCATATTATAAAATTGACAGACCTTTGAAATAGTCTTAATAGACTTATAAAAAAAGAAAAGGTACAGACCGGGTAAACCCGGGTCTGTTTATTGAAATTATGCGATGGTTTCCCTGAACTTGTCACAGCAGTTGATGTTGATACCGAGGAGTTTCTCGATGTTCATCTTAGCTGCAATACCCTTTGCACAGCCAGGAACTGATGTGATTACGCCAATGTCGAGCTCTTCTCTGATCTCCCTCATGACGTACTCGTCGGAAAGGTCTGCGTTCTCGACACCGAGTTTCTTTGATACGAAGTCCTTTGCTTCGTTGATCCTCATGTTCTTTGTGAACTGCATCCTTGCAACAAGGTCACCAGCTGCTCTCATTCCGGTCATACCTGATGCCATGATGTGTGCAATTGGCATACCGAGTGGGTCGCCCACACCGATCTATATACCGTCGACGCCTGCGATCTCGACCATTGCCTTGCTTGCCCTGGTTACTGCATCTATTGGTGGTGTCTCAAGCATTGGGATACCGCCGACACCCATACCCATATCTACGTGACATGGTATTGGAGATGCCTCAACAGCTGCCTTCATGAAGGTAACTGAGCGACCAAGGTTCCATGCGGAGGTCTTGCTGGTGTTGGTGTTACATACAGGACCGAAGGTGTTTGCTCCTGCCTTTGCTGCAAGTAAAACCTGCTCGTGTGGCCAGAGACCTGCAAGTACTGTACCATCGTACTCAAGCTCTCCGTGCATACCGAGAACGAGTTCTCCTGCCATACCTGCATTGATGTACATGTTAGGGAATTCTTTCCTGAGTGCTTCAATAGCATTGAAGGATGCATATGCATCACCATCACCAGCTGCACCGATGGTATCGAAGTTGACACCGTCGCAACCGACGTGCTGAAGTCTCTGCATGATCCAGACCATGTCACGGATTCCGTGGTCACCAGCTTTCTGGATGGATTCCTGAGCTTCAGAGATCTTGAATGCTTTCATGAGGTCACCAGGGTTCTCGAATGGACCATCAGGAGTGTAGTACAGACCCATGTTTGGCATTGCACCGTAGAGCATAGGGATGACCATGTTCTGCTGGCAAACTTCCATTGTCTGCTGTTCCTGGGAGATAACTGGCTTGACAGGCTTGTAACTGTAGTCGATGTGACCGAGTTCCATTGTGTCTGCACCGAATGCGCGCTCGTGGATCATGGAACCGACGAGTCTGCTTGCAGGAATACCTACACCACTGTTACCCTGGTCACCATCGATCCTGATTGCACCGATGTCGTGTGTTACCGGAACTTCCATTCCTGGCTCTACACCGACAATTCTGCCAGGTGATGTGATGATATCGAGCATTTTCTCCATTTCATCTTCTGAGAGGGATGGGATGGTACCGAGGTCTGCTGCGTCAGCACAACCTGCTTCGATGTCAGCCATGATGTCTTCCTTGCTCATGAAGATCTTTGCGCCGTCACCCATTCTTAAGAAATATTCTGTTGCCATGTATTACACCTTAGTATTAGATGAACTTATAAGAGGAGTTCTTTTGCTTTTACTACAGCTTCACTTGCGTTTTCTGCATAGCAGTCTGCGCCGATCTTCTTTGCCCATGCGTCTGTTGCTGGAGCGCCGCCGACCATTACCTTGATACCATCTCTCATGCCGTTCTCCTTGAGAAGCTCAATGACTTCTTTCTGGCCCTGGAGGGTGGTTGTCATAAGTGCGGAGAGACCGACCATGTCAGCGTTGGTTTCCTTGATCTTGTCGATGAAGTTCTGGAGTGGAACGTCCCTGCCAATATCGTGGACTTCAAAGCCTGCTGCCTGGAGCATGGTTGATACGATTGCCTTACCGATGTCGTGAACGTCACCCTCGACGGTACCGTTTACAATTACACCGAGCTTGCTGCCTGCGCCTTCACCGGATGCAAGTTCGTCCTGAAGTAACTCTACACCAGCGGACATTGCATCTGCTGCCATCATAACGTGTGGAAGGAAGAGTTTTCCTCTCTCGAAGAGTACACCGACTTCGTTCATACCTGCTGCGAGACCGTTGTCGATAAGTTCTACTGCTGGTGCCTGGCCCTTTGCCTTGCCTACTGCAGCGATTACATCATCTTTCTTGCAACTTACTACCGCATCGGATAGTTCTTTGAATAATTCTTCTGTTGTCGTTTTAAAACCTCCTTTGAAAACAATTCTATGACGATCCCACAGGGATCTTATAGAAAATGTAAATGTAGTTGGCGGATATGCCCGGGGATATTACCCGGTGCTTACCCAAAAGCCCAACTACATATATATATTTTGTGTTTCGCGTCCTTAGAATTGGGACACAAATGTCCTTGCCTGCCACAATGCGATCAAACCGATCACAATGACTGCAATCATCCAGGTGTATTCTGCTGCTGGCATAGGGGCGGTGGTCATATCAAAACCAGGGCCATAGTAAGCAACTGTTAAATCGTTCATTACTCCCATAATCAAACCTCCTTATACATACTCCAGACATGCATCTGATGAACGAACCTTTCCGAAGTCAGTGATCACATACTTGTGCAAGAGGAAGCCTTTCTTGTATACGCCATCCTCATCTACCTTTGACTCCACAGATTTAAGCATACCACCTGAAGCGAGCTCGAGGATATCGAAGTTGATTGAATCCCTGCCGAAATTGCTGTTCATGTTGTATTCTTTCTGCATCTGTGTGACGATCTCGTTGTTCCAGTGTTCCTTCTCATCAGTGAAAAGCTCAAGCAACCTAAATTTTATCGGGCGTAATCCTGCCATTTTACTCACCTCTCAGAGATTCTGCATCACCTGTTTCTTCGGAAATCATTACAAAGCTACCGAGGACACAAAGTGCACCACCGACAAGTACAGTCCATGCTGGCACCTGTGCCATGAACAGGTACATGAAAATTACAGCACAAAGACCGTAAAGGTTTCCGATACCCTGACCTCTTCCAACACCGATGAGTGGGAATGACTTATACCAGGAAACGTAGCAGTAACCGAATGTGATACCTGCGAATCCAAGGACTATGATTGAAAGTGGGTTGAATGCAGCGAGTGCATACTCGAACATTGGATAGCCAACGAGTGCGAAAATTGGTATTAGAATGATCCAGTAGATAGAAGCCTCTCCGATGAACCTGATAGTGATACCAACATCAGGCTCTGCGATGTCAAGACCTTTACCAGCGATTGCACCTTCAATACCCCATCCGAGTGCTGCCATCAGACCACCAATGTATCCAATGTAATTGATACTACCGGATGTGATCTCAGTGATTGCTCCACCAACGAAGATAGTAAGACCACCAACAATGATGACAAGGATACCCATCCATGCTCTCTTGGAGATCTGTTCACCATACCATTGCCTTGCAAGAACGGAACCGATCACAGGGTACAACAAAGCTGCGACTGCTGCGAATCCTGCTCCAATGAATCCAATTGCGATGAATGAACCAAGTATAGCAATAGGTCCACCAAAGATAGATGCAAGGAAGAACCATTTACTGCATGGGTGGAACTCTTTCAGTGTCCTCTTCATCTCACCGAATTTACCAAGATATCCATTCCATATCAACAATGCAGCTATAACAGTTAATGCATTGAATGCAGATATCAAAAGAGCTACAGCAATGGTTGCCATTGAACCACCGTGTGTTGCATCAATAGCTACCCACATTGAATCAAATGGAGGTACTGCCCAGATAATAGTACCTGGAATATACCATATACCCCATAAGATTGCACAGAATAGGGCCCACATATAACCCTTGTTCATTTTCCTTTTATTTTCTAACTTCTTCAATTCTCTTATATCCAAAAGGACTCCTCCTCCAACTCTTTTTATAATGATAATAATTGATACAAGTTATAATATATACAGATAAATCAGCTTAAAGAATTACAGTGAAGAGTTCTTACGAACACTCCACTGCTCTTCCAAAGCAGATTTACTCAGCTGCTGCGTTACATTTAACGACTGCGTCTGTTGCGTTCTCTGCGTAGATGTCTGAGCCGATCTTGTCTGCCCAGTCCTGTGTGACAGGTGCGCCACCGACCATGGTCTTGACTGTGTCACGGATTCCAGCTTCCTTGAGCTGCTCTTCGATCTGCATCTGAAGGACCATTGTTGTGGTCATGAGTGCGGAAGAACCGATTACAAGTGGCTTGTGTTCCTTGACTGCATCGACGTATGTAGCGATTGCGACATCTCTACCGAGGTCAACTACCTTGAATCCAGCGATCTTGAGCATTGTTGCGACAATGTCCTTACCGATGGAGTGGATGTCACCCTCGATTGTACCGATGACGATTGTTCCCTTAGATGCTGCTGCGCCACCCTGTGCCTCAAGGACAGGTGTGAGGACTGCTACACCAGCGCTCATTGCTTCGGATGCTGCAATGACGTGTGGAAGGAAAAGGGTACCCTGTTCGAACTGGTCTCCTATTTCGTTCATACCTGCGGTAAGACCATCCTCAATAAGGGATACTATATCGACTTTTGCTTCGATTGCTTCTTCACATATCTCTTCAACAAGCTCGTCATCGAATTCCATGACTGCAGCTTTTGCTTTTGCGTTAATTTCATCCTGTGATACCATTTTTAAAACTCCTTTATTTATTTAGATAATTATGGGCCAATTTACATGCTGGCTCTGAAGGCAGTATCTGCCTTGTCCACTACAGCCTGCATGTCTGCAAAGAGGTCAGCGTCGATAGCCTTTACCTCGTGGTTCTTCATGATGTCAACAACCTTCTCGTGTGCGACGGTTGCAATATCCTTGGAACCTGCTGCTTCCCAGTCTCCGAACATGTCCCTGTCAAAGAGCTCTGGAGCAGATACGAGATTGAGGTTGTTCCTGGTTTCCTTGTGTGCAAGGAAGTTGTTACCGATTCCTACCTTCTGGATGGATGGTACAGCGAGTGTCTCGTCTGATACTGGGATACCGCGCATTGCAGACCTTGTCATCTTAATGATGTCAGCATCGATTACAAACTGCTCAAGGGAGAATGTCATACCGAGCTCGAGCATACCTCCACCGTAAATGGTGTTACATCCGGCGAATGCTGGGAGCAGGGTGGTCATTGTCTTCTCGTGGCCTGACTGTGTGTCTGGGACCTTGGCATCTGCCTAGGTACCTGCAACATAGGATGGGAGGCCATAGTACTGACCCATCTTACCGACTGCAGCGCTGATAAGACCGAGTTCTGGTGCACCGACTGGAGCTGTTCCTTTCCTCAGGTCGAAGGTTGTGGTTGAGCTACCGTAGAATACTGATGCACCTGGCTGGACGAGCTGTGCAAGTACGATACCTGCGAGGATCTCTGCGTTGTGTGTAACGAGTGTACCTGCTCTGAATACAGGAGAAGATCCACCGGACATTGCCATACTCAGTACATTCACTGGCATACCGAAGCGTGCACCTTTGATGATGACCTGACATGCGTTGACACTGAGCTCGAGTGGGCTGGTTGGGCAGAGAAGCATGGACATGATTGGCTTCTTGCGAGCTTCCTCAGAGTCGCCACCATAGTATGCGTCGACAATTCCCTTGTAGTACTCGACATTCTCACCGACAGGGTCGATGTGGTGGAAGTGTTTGCTAGTGCCTGCGAGAGGTGTGAGGGTCTCGTGGACATCCTGTGCTCCCTTTCCTGCCCAGTCCCTTGCGGAAACGGTAAGAGACATGTAGCTGAACTCATCGAGGTAGTCACAGACCTTTGCGGTATCTGCAATGTCCTGATCAACAGAGTCGACTGTCTCGTACTTGCCTGGTGAGATGTAATTGCACATCTTGACACCGGTACCGAAAGGTATGTAGTGGACCTTACCTTTGTGCTCCATATCGACGGTCTTCTTCTTGTCACGACCATAAAGCAGGAACCTGGATGGTGCGTCCATAAGTGACCTGTTTACAAGGAACTCTGGGATCTTTACTACCTGGGTCTTCTCATCGACTTCACAACCAGCTTCCTTGAAGATTGCCCTTGCTTCTGGGTCAGATACCTGGATACCAGGGTTAAGGAATACTTCCATTGAAGCGTAGTGGATAGCTCTCATGTCATCATCGGAAAACAACTCTAACTGGATACCATCAAGAGGGAATCTTGCTGGGTACATACCTTCTACCATTTTCTTTACAACTCCTTTATTTATTTTTTTAGTAAGGCCAGGTCACATCCTGATCGAATGTTACTGACCATAATACTGACAGATCGCATCCAAAAGCGATGAATGCAGTCGTGCCAACATTAAATGTTTCGAAATGAAACCCTGCAAAATGTTTCATGCATGCAGTGCATAAATGCCAATCCCGAAGGAACACATGCAGATCCATAATACAGCATTTCATATGTGCATTGCAACATCCAATGGAAACACAATATTTCAACCCAGGCAAACATCTACAGGAGATCAATGCCAAAGGGATCTAATTGAGTCGCTCCATCATCCGTTGTCAGACACACTTTCGATTTAACTGATACTACCCTGTTTTCAACACGAATATATATATTTGCTGGTTAAGTTATCGAAAAAT includes the following:
- the mtbC gene encoding dimethylamine corrinoid protein MtbC, translated to MVFKGGFKTTTEELFKELSDAVVSCKKDDVIAAVGKAKGQAPAVELIDNGLAAGMNEVGVLFERGKLFLPHVMMAADAMSAGVELLQDELASGEGAGSKLGVIVNGTVEGDVHDIGKAIVSTMLQAAGFEVHDIGRDVPLQNFIDKIKETNADMVGLSALMTTTLQGQKEVIELLKENGMRDGIKVMVGGAPATDAWAKKIGADCYAENASEAVVKAKELLL
- a CDS encoding corrinoid protein; protein product: MVSQDEINAKAKAAVMEFDDELVEEICEEAIEAKVDIVSLIEDGLTAGMNEIGDQFEQGTLFLPHVIAASEAMSAGVAVLTPVLEAQGGAAASKGTIVIGTIEGDIHSIGKDIVATMLKIAGFKVVDLGRDVAIATYVDAVKEHKPLVIGSSALMTTTMVLQMQIEEQLKEAGIRDTVKTMVGGAPVTQDWADKIGSDIYAENATDAVVKCNAAAE
- a CDS encoding cation:proton antiporter domain-containing protein, encoding MIVESIYLLQIALAVLIMSLLAQSLSKLFKMPVLIFLLVEGIIIGPEVLGILDPTLLGEGLTAIVSLSVAVIVFDGGLHIDVKSIRSIQQGVLSLVTVGVMITFICATFFTYYIVGLPLDISAVFGALVTATGPTVITPVVRQVRVNHRVSKALELEGVLNDAVSVILAALVFEVIISELSGFEVVGFLLYRAMIGLVMGLASGFLLTRFLSRSVHSEQVVRFVTFTSVIATFVISESLGAESGILAVALFGIIVGTSNVPYKAALKEFKSDLVVMMLSLIFILLAAMLKFEDIFRIGAVGIIVVLLLIFFVRPLSVFASTARTTFRTKEKLFISFVGPRGVVPASIATYFAIKLNGLNITGGQELVGLVFLTVIITVFMTGFLSKPVARFLGVIPMEILIVGGGEVGRILSERFEKRGENVVVIESSEENCQRLMKSGIRVVHGDAEDVNVLKKAGIENAKYFIASTDQDNTNLLVCQIAKTKFGFKEDQIIARVNNMENLHAFWDLEIRAMSPAMSTALFLDNMVGRPHMFSMCEVGEGGDILEVKVTNPKVSGKAIKELSLPEDSLLLMVRRGDESFIANGNLVLEFDDMVTVIGEGDAAKIVADLLGR
- a CDS encoding DMT family transporter codes for the protein MDIRELKKLENKRKMNKGYMWALFCAILWGIWYIPGTIIWAVPPFDSMWVAIDATHGGSMATIAVALLISAFNALTVIAALLIWNGYLGKFGEMKRTLKEFHPCSKWFFLASIFGGPIAILGSFIAIGFIGAGFAAVAALLYPVIGSVLARQWYGEQISKRAWMGILVIIVGGLTIFVGGAITEITSGSINYIGYIGGLMAALGWGIEGAIAGKGLDIAEPDVGITIRFIGEASIYWIILIPIFALVGYPMFEYALAAFNPLSIIVLGFAGITFGYCYVSWYKSFPLIGVGRGQGIGNLYGLCAVIFMYLFMAQVPAWTVLVGGALCVLGSFVMISEETGDAESLRGE